One stretch of Thermoanaerobaculia bacterium DNA includes these proteins:
- the shc gene encoding squalene--hopene cyclase, with protein MSLLEQSRPEPDVATTVSAARDYLFSIQHDDGHWCGELEGDTILESEYVLTFHFLGRAGEKTRKAAAWIRGKQLAEGGWATYPGGPPEVSASVKGYFALKLEGDDPEAPHMRRARQAILGLGGLDACNSFTKIYLAIFGQYDWDRCPAVPPELVLLPDAFPMSIYRMSSWSRAIVVPLSIIWAKRPFHAIPPSAGIAELAVPRLPARDRKMRPRRERFWRAFFGGLDRTLKAVEAVPWKPLRARALRRAARWTEERLADSDGLGAIFPPIVNTIFAFRALGVRPDDPRIASQVAELEKLELEEEGTLRVQPCFSAVWDTALALHALLESGISEDDRRLLAGARWLLDREVRVKGDWSRRVKDTASGGWFFEYRNAFYPDTDDTAEVLAALSRVRFAEGEDRRRREALSRGTRWQLAMQNADGGWGAFDRGCDRDVLTFVPFADHNAMIDPSCEDITGRTLDALGRLGIPPSDPAVRRAVGFLRARRDPDGTWYGRWGCNYLYGTWLALRGLRRAGLPASDAAFRDAAAWIETRQNADGGWGELPRSYDEPETKGIGPSTPSQTAWALLALFCAGTFDGPAVRRGIEHLLERQRGDGSWEDPFWTGTGFPKVFYLKYHLYATFFPLWALATYERGESAFP; from the coding sequence ATGTCTCTCCTCGAACAATCACGACCCGAGCCCGACGTCGCGACCACCGTCTCCGCGGCGCGCGATTACCTCTTCTCGATCCAGCATGACGACGGGCACTGGTGCGGCGAGCTCGAGGGGGACACGATTCTCGAGTCGGAATACGTCCTCACGTTCCACTTCCTCGGACGGGCCGGCGAGAAGACCCGGAAGGCCGCCGCGTGGATCCGCGGCAAACAGCTCGCCGAAGGCGGCTGGGCGACCTACCCGGGAGGTCCCCCGGAGGTGAGCGCCTCCGTGAAGGGATACTTCGCGCTGAAGCTCGAAGGGGACGACCCGGAGGCGCCGCACATGAGGAGGGCGCGGCAGGCCATCCTCGGCCTCGGAGGCCTCGACGCCTGCAACTCGTTCACGAAGATCTATCTGGCGATCTTCGGCCAGTACGACTGGGACCGGTGCCCTGCCGTGCCCCCGGAGCTCGTGCTCCTTCCCGACGCCTTCCCGATGTCGATCTACCGGATGTCCTCCTGGTCGCGGGCGATCGTCGTGCCGCTCTCGATCATCTGGGCGAAGCGCCCGTTCCACGCGATTCCGCCCTCCGCCGGGATCGCCGAGCTCGCCGTCCCTCGCCTTCCGGCGCGCGACCGGAAGATGCGCCCTCGCCGCGAGCGCTTCTGGCGGGCGTTCTTCGGCGGTCTCGACCGGACGCTGAAGGCCGTCGAAGCGGTCCCGTGGAAACCGCTTCGCGCGCGCGCGCTGCGGCGCGCCGCCCGATGGACGGAGGAGCGCCTGGCCGACAGCGACGGGCTCGGGGCGATCTTCCCGCCGATCGTGAATACGATTTTCGCGTTCCGCGCGCTGGGCGTCCGCCCGGACGACCCGCGGATCGCGTCGCAGGTCGCGGAGCTCGAGAAGCTCGAGCTCGAGGAGGAGGGGACGCTCCGCGTCCAGCCGTGCTTTTCGGCCGTTTGGGACACGGCGCTCGCCCTTCACGCACTTCTCGAATCGGGCATTTCCGAGGACGACCGCCGCCTGCTCGCCGGCGCGCGCTGGCTCCTCGACCGCGAGGTGCGGGTCAAGGGCGACTGGTCGCGCCGCGTGAAGGACACGGCCTCGGGAGGATGGTTCTTCGAGTACCGCAACGCGTTCTATCCCGACACGGACGACACGGCCGAGGTCCTGGCCGCGCTCTCCCGCGTCCGGTTCGCCGAGGGGGAGGACCGCCGCCGGCGCGAAGCCCTGTCGCGGGGAACGCGGTGGCAGCTCGCGATGCAGAACGCCGACGGGGGCTGGGGGGCGTTCGACCGCGGCTGCGACCGCGACGTGCTGACGTTCGTGCCGTTTGCGGACCACAACGCGATGATCGACCCGAGCTGCGAGGACATCACCGGCCGGACGCTCGATGCGCTCGGGAGGCTCGGAATCCCGCCGTCGGATCCCGCGGTGCGGCGCGCGGTCGGCTTCCTGCGGGCGCGGCGCGACCCCGACGGGACCTGGTACGGGCGCTGGGGATGCAACTATCTGTACGGCACCTGGCTCGCGCTGCGCGGGCTTCGCCGCGCGGGCTTGCCCGCGTCCGACGCCGCGTTCCGCGACGCCGCGGCCTGGATCGAAACGCGCCAGAACGCCGACGGCGGCTGGGGAGAGCTCCCCCGCTCCTACGACGAGCCGGAGACGAAAGGGATCGGGCCGAGCACGCCGTCGCAGACCGCCTGGGCGCTCCTCGCGCTGTTCTGCGCGGGGACGTTCGACGGCCCGGCCGTCCGGCGCGGCATCGAGCACCTGCTCGAGCGGCAGCGGGGGGACGGATCGTGGGAAGATCCGTTCTGGACCGGGACGGGATTCCCGAAAGTGTTCTACCTGAAGTATCACCTGTACGCGACGTTCTTTCCGCTCTGGGCCCTGGCGACGTACGAACGAGGAGAATCGGCCTTTCCATGA
- the hpnH gene encoding adenosyl-hopene transferase HpnH, with protein sequence MRFPIHITTDMIQHQFRNAVRGNRRYPFVLMLEPLYTCNLACIGCATERHTGRIQDRLPLERCLEAVETSQAPVVSICGGEPTIYPELAALVAGIIERKRHIYLCTNALLLDRKVYGVIPPHKRLMINVHLDGMRETHDRVCDAPGTFDRAIEMIRQGRRLGHHLMANMTIFRETDVSEVEELCDLLTSLGVEGMLVTPGYHYESVDRDIFLTRSEIQLKFRRVLDISKRYRLTSTPMFLEFAAGLREYKCSPWSTVTFTPRGWKGPCYLIGKKYTFSWEEFWNETDWGYWESRQDDLCQNCAMHSGFEASVVKELPKHPGDMVRLAAWNLLG encoded by the coding sequence ATGAGATTCCCGATCCACATCACGACCGACATGATCCAGCACCAGTTCCGGAACGCGGTGCGGGGCAACCGCCGCTACCCGTTCGTGCTGATGCTCGAGCCTCTCTACACCTGCAATCTCGCGTGCATCGGCTGCGCGACCGAGCGCCACACGGGCCGGATCCAGGATCGGCTGCCGCTCGAGCGCTGCCTGGAGGCGGTCGAGACCTCTCAGGCGCCCGTCGTCTCGATCTGCGGCGGCGAGCCGACGATCTATCCGGAGCTCGCCGCGCTCGTCGCGGGCATCATCGAGCGCAAGCGCCACATCTATCTCTGCACGAACGCCCTGCTCCTGGACCGGAAAGTGTACGGCGTGATCCCTCCGCACAAGCGGCTGATGATCAACGTGCACCTCGACGGGATGCGCGAGACGCACGACCGCGTGTGCGACGCGCCGGGAACGTTCGATCGCGCGATCGAGATGATCCGGCAGGGGCGGCGGCTCGGCCATCACCTGATGGCGAACATGACGATCTTCCGGGAGACCGACGTCTCCGAGGTCGAGGAGCTCTGCGATCTGCTGACGAGCCTCGGCGTCGAGGGGATGCTCGTCACGCCCGGCTATCACTACGAGTCCGTCGACCGCGACATCTTCCTCACCCGGTCGGAGATCCAGCTGAAGTTCCGCCGCGTGCTCGACATCTCGAAGAGGTACCGGCTGACCTCGACCCCGATGTTCCTCGAGTTCGCGGCCGGCCTGCGCGAGTACAAGTGCTCGCCCTGGAGCACGGTCACGTTCACCCCGCGCGGATGGAAGGGCCCCTGCTATCTCATCGGAAAGAAGTACACGTTCTCGTGGGAGGAGTTCTGGAACGAAACCGACTGGGGGTACTGGGAGTCCCGGCAGGACGATCTCTGCCAGAACTGCGCGATGCACTCCGGCTTCGAGGCGTCGGTCGTGAAGGAGCTGCCGAAACACCCGGGGGACATGGTGCGGCTCGCCGCGTGGAATCTCCTCGGCTGA